One Tolypothrix bouteillei VB521301 DNA window includes the following coding sequences:
- a CDS encoding PAS domain-containing hybrid sensor histidine kinase/response regulator, protein MLELSKIFFAYTEFIPHGHCYLWKPELVELHLLSDCLIALAYYSIPITLVYFVRKRQDLPFNQVFLLFGTFIIACGTSHIMEVWTLWYPTYWLSGCVKAITAIASLYTAIEIIPMVPKALALPSPAQLEAANRELEREIGERKQIEEALKESQTKYKTLFEIFPIGISITDEVGQVVEVNPASEKILGISSSEHTARKYDASEWVCIRLNKTPMPPQEFASVRALTEKRVVENVEMGIVKPNGETTWISVTASPIPLPGYGVAIAYVDITKRQLAKEALRQSESTLRSFFNSSSMMMGIVELYDNDILHLSDNLESAKFFGRTPEEMQNRFSSDMGSSQATRQLWMNHYQKANDLQAPVRFEYIQETPTGSKWFSVSVCPIAIGPNGRPRFSYIVEDISDRKQSEAVLQQALSEAETASIAKSRFLSNMSHELRTPLNAILGFSQLMARSHSLCPKDKEQLQIINRSGEHLLNLINDILSMSKIEAGQITLNENSFDLFELLNDIQKMLQFKASVKNLNFIFERSADIPQYVRTDESKLRQVLINLLENAIKFTNKGGVILRVSSETGDLQLKTKSFLSPIANPQYQIKFAVEDTGPGMEQQEIATLFEPFFQTETGRQSMQGTGLGLAISREYVRLMGGNITVNSQVGKGTSFIFDVVVSKTTIDDNKISSTSKRVIGLQPNQPTYRILVVDDIDESRLLLVKLLEPLGFQVYQAVNGSDALALWSTWEPHLIWMDMRMPVMNGYEVTRQIKATNKGPSTVIIALTASAFEEERSQILSAGCDDFVRKPFQEAVLFDIMARHLGVRYIYEEENHLVSPQPAATFKQLTAEDLSVMPPEWIEQLHHAVLCANDEIILDLIEQIPEKESSLAQVLTDLVNNFRLDMLLELSQQFVNTQL, encoded by the coding sequence ATGTTAGAACTTTCAAAAATTTTTTTTGCTTATACTGAATTTATTCCACACGGTCATTGCTATCTCTGGAAGCCAGAGTTAGTGGAACTGCATCTTTTATCGGACTGCTTAATTGCACTTGCTTATTATTCAATTCCCATCACCCTAGTGTATTTTGTCCGCAAGCGTCAGGACTTACCGTTCAATCAGGTATTTCTGCTATTTGGAACATTTATTATTGCTTGTGGCACAAGCCATATTATGGAGGTGTGGACGCTCTGGTATCCCACCTACTGGTTAAGTGGTTGTGTCAAGGCTATTACTGCTATTGCATCACTTTATACAGCTATTGAAATTATCCCGATGGTGCCCAAGGCACTTGCTCTTCCGAGCCCCGCACAATTAGAAGCAGCAAACCGCGAACTAGAGCGTGAAATTGGCGAACGCAAACAAATAGAAGAGGCGTTAAAAGAAAGTCAAACAAAATATAAAACCCTGTTTGAAATCTTTCCTATTGGTATCTCTATTACCGATGAAGTAGGACAAGTGGTAGAAGTCAATCCAGCTTCTGAGAAAATTTTAGGCATATCTAGCTCCGAACATACAGCACGTAAATATGATGCGTCTGAGTGGGTTTGCATTCGTCTCAATAAAACCCCCATGCCACCCCAAGAGTTTGCCAGTGTGAGAGCGCTTACAGAAAAGCGAGTTGTGGAAAATGTAGAGATGGGAATCGTCAAACCAAATGGTGAGACTACTTGGATTAGCGTTACGGCTTCACCGATTCCCCTTCCCGGCTATGGTGTGGCAATTGCTTATGTTGATATTACTAAGCGTCAGCTTGCAAAAGAAGCCCTGCGGCAGAGCGAATCAACACTGCGTAGCTTTTTCAACAGTAGCTCAATGATGATGGGTATTGTTGAACTGTATGATAATGATATCTTGCATCTTTCTGATAATTTAGAATCAGCCAAGTTCTTCGGTAGAACTCCCGAAGAAATGCAAAATCGGTTCAGCAGTGACATGGGCTCGTCCCAAGCAACCCGACAACTGTGGATGAACCATTACCAAAAGGCAAACGATCTTCAAGCACCCGTGCGATTTGAATATATTCAAGAGACTCCTACGGGTTCTAAATGGTTCTCTGTTAGCGTTTGCCCGATCGCAATTGGTCCTAACGGTCGTCCGAGATTTTCTTATATAGTCGAGGATATTAGCGATCGCAAACAAAGCGAAGCCGTCCTACAGCAAGCACTCTCCGAAGCTGAAACGGCATCAATTGCCAAAAGTCGGTTCTTATCCAACATGAGCCACGAACTGAGAACACCACTCAACGCTATTCTCGGTTTTAGCCAGTTGATGGCTCGCAGTCATTCGCTTTGCCCCAAGGACAAAGAACAACTACAAATTATCAATCGCAGTGGCGAACATTTGCTAAATCTCATTAACGACATTTTGTCAATGTCTAAAATTGAAGCAGGTCAAATCACTCTTAATGAAAATAGCTTTGACTTGTTTGAGCTACTGAACGACATTCAAAAGATGCTCCAGTTTAAAGCTAGTGTCAAAAATTTAAATTTTATCTTTGAACGATCGGCAGACATTCCCCAATACGTGCGAACTGATGAAAGTAAGTTGCGCCAAGTCTTAATTAACTTATTAGAAAACGCCATTAAATTTACTAACAAAGGCGGTGTGATTTTGCGAGTGAGTTCGGAAACAGGAGACTTGCAATTGAAAACTAAGAGTTTCTTATCTCCAATCGCTAATCCCCAATACCAAATCAAGTTTGCAGTCGAAGATACTGGACCTGGAATGGAACAACAGGAAATAGCTACTTTGTTTGAGCCCTTTTTCCAAACAGAAACAGGTCGTCAATCAATGCAAGGAACGGGTTTGGGTTTAGCTATTAGCCGAGAATATGTGCGTTTGATGGGAGGAAACATCACCGTTAACAGCCAAGTAGGTAAGGGAACAAGTTTTATATTTGATGTAGTAGTTAGCAAAACGACTATCGACGATAATAAAATTTCATCTACCAGCAAGCGAGTTATTGGGCTTCAACCCAACCAACCAACCTATCGCATTTTAGTTGTGGATGATATAGATGAGAGCCGCCTGCTACTCGTTAAATTGCTAGAACCGTTGGGATTTCAAGTGTATCAAGCAGTTAACGGTTCTGACGCACTGGCTTTGTGGTCAACGTGGGAACCGCATCTTATTTGGATGGATATGCGAATGCCAGTGATGAATGGTTATGAGGTTACCAGACAAATTAAAGCAACAAACAAAGGTCCGTCTACCGTTATTATTGCCTTAACTGCTAGTGCATTTGAAGAAGAGCGATCGCAAATTTTGTCTGCGGGCTGTGATGACTTCGTGCGTAAACCTTTTCAAGAAGCAGTATTGTTTGACATCATGGCTCGGCACTTGGGAGTGCGTTATATCTATGAAGAAGAGAATCATCTCGTCTCACCACAACCTGCAGCCACATTTAAGCAACTGACTGCTGAAGATCTAAGTGTTATGCCTCCTGAATGGATAGAACAGCTACACCATGCAGTGTTGTGCGCTAATGACGAGATAATATTAG